A part of Oncorhynchus kisutch isolate 150728-3 linkage group LG2, Okis_V2, whole genome shotgun sequence genomic DNA contains:
- the LOC116356646 gene encoding ankyrin repeat and SOCS box protein 11-like, translating to MLTMDRVSPLHEACLGGHYACTTFLLENGANVEMVSTDGATPLFNACSSGSVACVRLILQYSPNTHAVHHLASPIHQAAKRGHRECLEVLLSHGFHIDLELPGVGTPLYTACLAQATDCVERLLQSGVDVQGGCGHDTPLHAAVVGGEVRVVELLMDYGADGSCRNSDGKTPLELAACDSTVRTTIQKRGPCTLSQLCRFCIRRSLGQTRLDRTSALFLPYRLQAFLLYQ from the exons ATGCTGACAATGGACAGGGTCTCTCCCCTCCACGAGGCCTGCCTCGGAGGACATTACGCCTGCACCACTTTCCTACTTGAGAATGGGGCCAAT gtgGAGATGGTATCGACTGATGGAGCCACACCCCTCTTCAATGCCTGCAGCAGTGGGAGTGTTGCCTGTGTCAGACTGATTCTACAGTACAGCCCCAACACTCATGCTGTCCATCACCTGGCATCACCCATCCACCAGGCTGCAAAGAGAG GTCACAGGGAGTGTCTAGAGGTGTTGCTGTCCCATGGATTCCACATAGACCTGGAGCTGCCTGGTGTGGGAACCCCTTTGTACACAGCCTGTCTGGCCCAGGCCACCGACTGTGTGGAGAGACTGCTGCAATCAGGTGTTGATGTCCAGGGTGGGTGTGGTCATGACACACCATTACATGCTGCAGTTGTAGGGGGAGAAGTCAGGGTGGTGGAGCTTCTGATGGACTACGGGGCTGATGGGAGTTGTAGGAATTCAGACGGGAAGACTCCTCTAGAGCTGGCAGCTTGCGACAGTACAGTCAGAACTACAATACAGAAAAGAG GTCCCTGCACTCTTTCTCAGCTGTGTCGGTTCTGCATTCGGAGGAGTTTGGGACAGACTCGTCTGGACAGAACATCAGCCCTCTTCCTCCCTTACAGACTCCAGGCTTTCCTGCTTTACCAGTAA